A single Microbacterium protaetiae DNA region contains:
- the pepN gene encoding aminopeptidase N, giving the protein MPGENLTRIEAQERRAVVDTQEYDVVLDLNRGPEVFRSTTTVRFTATEGASTFIDLIAREVHTVTLNGRSLDPARVYADSRIALDGLATHNELVVDADCLYTNTGEGLHRFVDPVDGEVYLYSQFEVPDSRRMYTVFEQPDLKAGFQFTITAPAAWKVVSNSPTPQPVPAGEGVATWTFERTPRISSYITALIAGPYESTFSELTSASGRVIPLGVYARKSLWQDMDADYIFDKTREGFAYYESKFGVPYPFAKYDQLFVPEFNAGAMENAGAVTFTETYVFRSKVTDAVKERRVVTILHELAHMWFGDLVTMKWWNDLWLNESFAEWASTIATAEATEWTQAWTTFNAMEKSWAYRQDQLPSTHPVVATINDLEDVQVNFDGITYAKGGSVLKQLTAWVGIDAFFSGVSAYFAKHSWGNTELADLLAELEVTSGRDLSAWSKKWLETAGVNTLSPLIEDDADGVITRFAVVQTAPADYPTIRPHRLGIGFYNLDGDALVRVHHIELDVDGDRTDVPDLKGLKRPDLVLLNDDDLAYAKIRLDDRSLATAVAHLDKISDPLARSLVWGAAWDQTRDAEASPSDYVDLVLGNIGAETESTTIRTTLGQLLLAANAYVAPAHRDATRVRVADGLWDLARSAAPGSDSQLQLTTSFAAAAANDAQWEQVRSIRDGKTALEGLTIDTDLSWQLLISLAAGGKVGAADIDAALAADNTAKGSELAAQARAALPTPADKQAAWDSLVASDDLPNTVVRSAALGFVNPAGASLLEPFVAQYFDMLLPVWNSRTYQIASYLITGLYPAPLADIALRDATRAWLSENAEAPAALRRIVAENLAGVERALSVQARDAQD; this is encoded by the coding sequence GTGCCTGGAGAGAACCTCACCCGCATCGAGGCGCAGGAGCGCCGTGCCGTCGTCGACACTCAGGAGTACGACGTCGTCCTCGACCTGAACCGCGGCCCCGAGGTGTTCCGCTCGACGACCACGGTGCGTTTCACAGCGACCGAGGGCGCCTCGACGTTCATCGATCTGATCGCCCGCGAGGTGCACACCGTCACACTCAACGGCCGATCCCTCGACCCCGCCCGCGTCTACGCCGACTCCCGCATCGCACTCGATGGGCTGGCAACGCACAACGAGCTGGTCGTCGACGCCGACTGCCTGTACACGAACACCGGTGAGGGACTGCACCGCTTCGTCGACCCCGTCGACGGCGAGGTCTACCTGTACTCCCAGTTCGAGGTACCCGACTCCCGCCGCATGTACACGGTGTTCGAACAGCCCGATCTGAAGGCCGGCTTCCAGTTCACGATCACCGCTCCGGCTGCGTGGAAGGTCGTCTCCAACTCCCCCACACCGCAGCCGGTCCCGGCCGGCGAGGGCGTCGCGACCTGGACGTTCGAGCGCACGCCGCGCATCTCGTCATACATCACGGCGCTGATCGCCGGGCCTTACGAGTCGACGTTCTCGGAACTGACCAGTGCATCGGGCCGCGTCATCCCCCTCGGCGTGTACGCCCGCAAGAGCCTGTGGCAGGACATGGACGCCGACTACATCTTCGACAAGACCCGCGAGGGCTTCGCGTACTACGAGTCGAAGTTCGGCGTGCCGTACCCGTTCGCCAAATACGATCAGCTGTTCGTTCCCGAGTTCAATGCGGGCGCCATGGAGAACGCCGGGGCCGTCACCTTCACCGAGACTTATGTGTTCCGCAGCAAGGTGACCGACGCGGTCAAGGAGCGCCGTGTCGTGACGATTCTGCACGAACTCGCACACATGTGGTTCGGCGACCTCGTCACGATGAAGTGGTGGAACGACCTGTGGCTCAATGAGTCGTTCGCCGAGTGGGCCTCGACGATCGCCACCGCCGAGGCCACCGAGTGGACCCAGGCATGGACCACGTTCAACGCCATGGAGAAGAGCTGGGCGTACCGGCAAGACCAGCTGCCGTCGACGCATCCCGTCGTCGCCACGATCAACGACCTCGAAGACGTGCAGGTCAACTTCGACGGCATCACCTACGCCAAGGGCGGCTCGGTGCTCAAGCAGCTGACCGCCTGGGTCGGCATCGACGCGTTCTTCTCGGGCGTATCGGCGTACTTCGCCAAGCACAGCTGGGGCAACACCGAGCTGGCCGACCTGCTCGCCGAACTCGAGGTGACCAGCGGCCGCGACCTGTCGGCCTGGTCGAAGAAGTGGCTCGAGACCGCCGGCGTCAACACGCTGTCGCCTCTCATCGAGGATGACGCTGACGGCGTGATCACCCGGTTCGCCGTCGTGCAGACCGCCCCGGCCGACTACCCGACGATCCGCCCGCACCGCCTGGGCATCGGCTTCTACAACCTCGACGGCGACGCGCTCGTGCGTGTACACCACATCGAGCTCGACGTGGACGGCGACCGCACCGACGTTCCCGACCTCAAGGGCCTGAAGCGTCCCGATCTGGTGTTGCTCAACGATGACGACCTCGCCTACGCGAAGATCCGCCTCGACGACAGGTCGCTGGCCACCGCCGTCGCCCACCTCGACAAGATCAGCGATCCGCTCGCGCGCTCACTGGTGTGGGGTGCCGCGTGGGACCAGACGCGTGACGCCGAGGCATCCCCCAGCGACTATGTCGACCTGGTGCTGGGCAACATCGGCGCCGAGACCGAGTCGACGACGATCCGCACCACGCTGGGGCAGCTGCTGCTGGCCGCCAACGCCTACGTGGCCCCGGCGCACCGCGACGCGACCCGGGTGCGTGTCGCCGATGGACTGTGGGACCTGGCCCGGTCCGCCGCGCCCGGCAGTGACAGTCAGCTGCAGCTGACCACGTCGTTCGCTGCTGCTGCGGCCAACGATGCGCAATGGGAGCAGGTGCGCAGCATCCGTGACGGCAAGACCGCGCTCGAAGGCTTGACGATCGACACCGACCTCTCGTGGCAGCTGCTGATCTCGCTGGCCGCCGGCGGCAAGGTCGGCGCCGCCGACATCGACGCCGCGCTGGCAGCCGACAACACCGCCAAGGGCTCGGAACTGGCCGCCCAGGCTCGCGCCGCACTGCCGACGCCGGCCGACAAACAGGCGGCATGGGACAGCCTGGTCGCCAGCGACGACCTGCCCAACACGGTGGTGCGCTCGGCCGCCCTCGGCTTCGTGAACCCCGCCGGCGCGTCGTTGCTCGAACCGTTCGTCGCGCAGTACTTCGACATGCTGCTGCCGGTGTGGAACTCGCGCACCTACCAGATCGCCAGTTATCTCATCACCGGACTGTACCCGGCGCCGCTGGCCGACATCGCGCTGCGCGACGCCACGCGTGCGTGGTTGAGCGAGAACGCCGAGGCGCCCGCGGCGCTGCGCCGGATCGTCGCCGAGAACCTCGCCGGCGTCGAGCGCGCACTGTCGGTGCAGGCGCGCGACGCGCAGGACTGA
- a CDS encoding ABC transporter ATP-binding protein, whose protein sequence is MITAEGLTKRFGDKTAVDDVSFTVQSGKVTGFLGPNGAGKSTTMRMIVGLDRPTAGSVTVNGSHYASMRAPLREVGVLLDAKAVHTGRTARNHLRAMAATHGIDSHRVDEVIELTGIGSVARKRAGKFSLGMGQRLGIAAALLGDPQTLILDEPVNGLDPEGVRWVRQFVRHVAGEGRTVLLSSHLMSEMAQTADHVIVLGRGKVLADAPLDEIVRSWTTSTARVRSPRLAELVTLLSAPQVTITSTGPGTADITGVTPDRIGDLAAAHGIALHELTPTTGSLEDAYLALTEQSVEYATKEIA, encoded by the coding sequence ATGATCACAGCAGAAGGTCTCACGAAAAGATTCGGGGACAAAACCGCGGTCGACGACGTGTCGTTCACCGTGCAGTCCGGCAAGGTCACCGGGTTTCTCGGCCCGAACGGCGCCGGCAAGTCCACGACGATGCGCATGATCGTCGGACTCGACCGGCCGACCGCCGGCAGTGTGACCGTCAACGGATCGCACTACGCCTCGATGCGCGCGCCCCTGCGCGAGGTGGGCGTGCTCCTGGATGCCAAGGCGGTGCACACCGGTCGCACCGCACGTAATCACCTGCGCGCTATGGCCGCCACGCACGGCATCGACTCCCACCGCGTCGACGAGGTCATCGAGCTCACCGGGATCGGCTCTGTCGCCCGCAAGCGCGCCGGCAAGTTCTCACTGGGAATGGGGCAGCGCCTGGGCATCGCCGCCGCGCTGTTGGGCGATCCTCAGACGCTGATCCTCGACGAGCCGGTGAACGGTCTCGACCCCGAGGGCGTGCGCTGGGTGCGTCAGTTCGTGCGGCACGTCGCCGGCGAGGGACGAACGGTGCTGCTCTCCAGCCACCTGATGAGTGAAATGGCCCAGACCGCCGACCACGTCATCGTTCTGGGCCGCGGCAAGGTGCTCGCCGACGCGCCGCTCGATGAGATCGTCAGGTCGTGGACCACATCCACGGCGCGGGTGCGAAGCCCTCGCCTGGCCGAACTCGTCACTCTGCTGTCGGCTCCGCAGGTGACGATCACCTCGACGGGACCGGGAACCGCCGACATCACCGGCGTGACCCCCGATCGAATCGGCGATCTGGCCGCGGCCCACGGCATCGCCCTGCACGAACTGACGCCGACGACCGGTTCGCTCGAGGACGCCTATCTCGCCCTGACCGAGCAGTCCGTGGAGTACGCGACGAAGGAGATAGCATGA